The nucleotide sequence TAACATGGGCTTGGCCCGGAAGGAGGACCACGGGCTGCTGGCGCAGCAAAGGCCCCAATCAGTTACTGCAAATGGGCTCAAATCTTCCTAAAAAAAAGATGTAGCAGCCCGCAAAATGCGGGGTTCCACGGAGATAGAGCAACGCAAACAGAGAGCCCAGAAAGCGTACTCTCCGCACAACCTCGGCCAGCTCACGTGGCCCACGAAATACCACCGCACTTAATTCGGGAGTGAGTTAtacaattctcaaaaaaaaaatctgaaGTTATTTATAGGAATACAAAACAAAATTATAAGTAGTAAAAAAGATCGCGGGGCCGTGGAGCACGCCACCGGCAACACGTTGCTCTCGTGAGCCGCGCGCCTTCAATTCTCCTCTCCGGCCCCGATGTCTCCGACCCGTCCATTCGTCTCACCCGTCCGCCAATCCAGCCACCGACAAGTGGGCCCCGCACCCCGTCCGGCCCCACGGCCGAGCGACACGTAGCTCGGTACCGCGCACGCTTTGATGAACTCAGCTGCCTCCGGAGAGGAAAGAATATGCCGCGCGCACTCTCCCTCGTGTGATTGGCGGGTGCGtctcttcctttctttcttgcTTCTCCCTTTCCCCCTCCTCCTCATTGACTCCGCCGCCGTCTCACTCGCAAGTCACAGCATCCCCCGTCTGCTATCTCTTGGGAGAGTTGGGAGCGGAGGAGCGACGCAGGCCGACGCAGCGGCGCAGGCGAGGTAAGGGATTTCACCGATTAAGCGAAGCTTCTGCTTCTATGTGGTTAGTGATACTAGCAGTGCTGGTATAAAATCAATCTCTTGCTTGCCGTCACCACACATCAGTTGGGCTGTTAGAGTGTTAGGTTCATTCCCTTTTGAGTTCTTGGGAGTCCAAGCTTGGTCCATATACTGCTAGTACTTGCTGTTGttcttggatggatggatggatgggtgtgTTGTGTGATTGGCCTGTATATGTCAGGTTGGTTTGTGCAAATCCTGCTGATATAAACTGCTGTGGTTTCTACTGCGCTAAAGAAACTGTACTGAATCTGCAATAAACCTGATGACGTACATGATACACTAGTTGTCAATTCCTTGTTTTAGGGGAAATTAGGAGCGTTACCAAAGTTGTAAAATTTGCTGTTTATTTGAGAGTTTGGGTTCTATGTCCTGAAATAACGGAACATATCAACATATCACTGTTTGACTTCCAAGTTGGCTTcaaccacacatgaacaaggatGAATTGGCTAACTGCGGCTGAATTTTTTTTAACCAGACTCTTTTGAGTTTCTGTAAACCATGGGGCAGAGGCTCCTATTACTGGTGACCACTTGTCTGTGGGCTCTTTCATGCGCCGTGCCGCACGATGCTTCCTCGCCTGATGGACTGCTAAGGATCAACCTGAACAAGAAGAGCTTGACCTATGAATCTCTGGCTGCAGCAAAGGCCGCGAGGCAGCAAGGCGCCCTCCGGCTGAAGAGCAGCGATTCAGACAGCGACATCGTGCCTCTTGTCGACTATCTCAACACCCAGTACTATGGGGTCATCGGCCTCGGCACGCCGCCGCAGAATTTCACGGTGATATTCGACACCGGGAGCTCCAACCTGTGGGTTCCCTCGTCGAAATGCTATTTCTCGGTCAGTGCCGCAGATTTACCAAATTCATGTCTGCTTTAACCTGTGGAAGACTTGTACATTATGTTTGTTTTTTCCTTGATATGAATGCAAATGGACTGCAGATAGCATGCTACCTCCACCCCAAATACAAGTCGAGCAAGTCAAGCACTTACAAAGCAGATGGTATGATTTGCCTTTCCGAATTCGGGATCTCATGTTTGCGCTATTCACGAGATTAAATGGCTGTGTGCATCAAGAGATGTAGAGGCCGAGGGTATTCCTCCTCCTCGAAAAAACGAGAGTAAATTGCTGAATATCATATTTGTTTTCTATTCAAATTATTCAGGTGAGATTTGCAAAATCACATATGGTTCTGGTGCAATCTCTGGATTTTTCAGCAATGATAATGTGTTGGTTGGGGACCTTGTTGTGAAAAATCAGGTAACTTAGAAGTTGAGTATAATAATTCCTCATGTTAACCTTCACCTATTACAACTCTAATACTGTAATTTATTTTCTCATCTCAGAAATTCATTGAGACAACACGTGAAACAAGTGTTAGTTTTATCGTCGGGAAATTTGAtggcatccttggccttggctacCCTGACATCTCCGTTGGGAAAGCCCCTCCAGTATGGTACGTCATCAAGTTACCTAGACCACTTGTGTACAATCACATCAGCCACATTTGCCAGTTTATCAAGTGAACAAGTCCATTCTCTTTTGTGTGACAACAGGCTGAGCATGCAAGAGCAGAAGTTGCTCGCTGACGACGTATTCTCATTTTGGCTTAACCGGGATTCTGATTCACTTTCTGGTGGTGAGCTTGTCTTCGGTGGCATGGACCCGGATCACTATAAGGGAAACCACACGTATGTCCCTGTGAGCCGCAAAGGTTACTGGCAGTTTAACATGGGTGATCTCTTGATTGATGGCCACTCTACTGGCTTCTGTACCAAAGGCTGTGCTGCTATTGTGGATTCTGGGACTTCCCTGCTGGCTGGCCCAACAGTATGCATCGATATCTTCAAATTAATTATCCAAATATTTTCCGTATTTATTCTGTATTTTATGAGCATGGCCACTGGACCAGAGATTTTGTTGCTAAGCGGGAGTTACTGATCACTAGATTAATTACTTTTGAACGAAGCTGAATGCTAGATAGTGTCTGGTATCTGTCAAATATGGTGAAGGCCTAGAAGTACTGAACTAGATTATGGCTTATGCCAATATGGCATGACTAAATGGTGACCTATGTTGTGATGTTTGCAGGCTATAGTTGCTCAGGTGAACCATGCAATTGGAGCTGAGGGAATTATCAGCACGGAATGTAAAGAGGTGGTGAGCCAGTACGGAGAGATGATCCTTGAATTGTTAATAGCACAGGTTTGAAATTTTCTCTATATTCTGTCTCTTGTTCAAATTTTCCATCCATGGAAGAGTTTCTCATGAGACGGTTCTTCTATGAATTAACCCTGAACTGTAACTGATATGGAAATGCTCTATGTTCGTGCAGACACAGCCACAGAAAGTATGCAGTCAGATTGGTCTGTGTTTGTTTGATGGTACTCACTCTGTCAGGTTAGTTCCTTATGACAGAACATTGTAATGTCCATCCATGAATAAACCTGCCCTCTCAGTACTACTATTAAACTACTTCTCACGATGGGATAAATTTCTGCAGCAACGGGATTGAATCCGTTGTCGGTAAAGAAAATGTTGGCTCGGATGTTATGTGCACAGCCTGTGAAATGGCTGTTGTGTGGATAGAGAACCAACTccgtgaaaacaaaacaaaggagcTAATATTGCAATACGCTAACCAGGTTACTTCCTTTGTGATCTGCTTTGCATTTTTCCATTCTCTGATGCTATGTAATTCGTGAAAAAAAGGGTAGCTGGTGACAAGATTTTTGCCTTTTATTACAGCTGTGCGAGCGTCTACCAAGCCCCAATGGAGAGTCAACAGTCAGCTGCCATGAGATGTCAAAGATGCCGAATCTTGCTTTCACCATCGCAAACAAGACTTTCGTGCTAACACCAGAGCAGGTGCATTTTTACAGCGCATTTCCTAACTTCAATACCATTAGTATTACTTTTACCATATGATGTCCTTTGTAAACAACCAATCGACTTCACCATCTAAATTATTTTCTTAGCATA is from Triticum aestivum cultivar Chinese Spring chromosome 1B, IWGSC CS RefSeq v2.1, whole genome shotgun sequence and encodes:
- the LOC123110880 gene encoding aspartic proteinase, which encodes MGQRLLLLVTTCLWALSCAVPHDASSPDGLLRINLNKKSLTYESLAAAKAARQQGALRLKSSDSDSDIVPLVDYLNTQYYGVIGLGTPPQNFTVIFDTGSSNLWVPSSKCYFSIACYLHPKYKSSKSSTYKADGEICKITYGSGAISGFFSNDNVLVGDLVVKNQKFIETTRETSVSFIVGKFDGILGLGYPDISVGKAPPVWLSMQEQKLLADDVFSFWLNRDSDSLSGGELVFGGMDPDHYKGNHTYVPVSRKGYWQFNMGDLLIDGHSTGFCTKGCAAIVDSGTSLLAGPTAIVAQVNHAIGAEGIISTECKEVVSQYGEMILELLIAQTQPQKVCSQIGLCLFDGTHSVSNGIESVVGKENVGSDVMCTACEMAVVWIENQLRENKTKELILQYANQLCERLPSPNGESTVSCHEMSKMPNLAFTIANKTFVLTPEQYVVKLEQSGQTVCISGFMAFDIPPPRGPLWILGDVFMGAYHTVFDFGKDRIGFAESA